The window TGGAAAAAAACAGGAAATTCTTGAATCGTGCCACTGAAATGGCCGCTTGACATTTCTAGTCCCTCATGTATGTTTTGTAGTGTGATATTTCATGATCTTATGTGTCTGAGCATAATTGTAGGTTTTCTGGAGGGATATTTTGCGGTGAATGTTCTAAAGGAAGGAGTCTATTGCCTGGAAAATTTCGGACAGAGGATCCATAACGAGTCTGCGATGTTTGCTGTGTACGTCTCGAATCTGTGCAGTCATACTTAATGGACCAAGTAAGTCGAGCAACGCATTTTCCGGCTCATGACGTAACAGACCTCCGTTTTTTGCTCTGTTTTGctgtactctgtttttttttgcTCTGTTTTACGTACTCTGTTTTTTGCTCTGTTTTACGTACTCTGTTTTGCTTGCAATTAATTCGTAAACAGagcaattaatttttattttttttgtcgtACTATATTTTTTTGCAGATTACTCTATTCTTCTCCAACCCAGTAAACATTTGAAGAAGATAGAGACATATTGGTTTGTTCcaattaattcataaaaaataCTCTGGGTAAAATAACCAAATTGGTTATTTAAACAATATATTTCTGAtatttggctatataaacagtatctagacctagaaatctatttcacccaaaaattcttgcttttggtctttttgaccaattttgtgtttaaagTAGGAGTCAAAATTGCGTATTACTTTCAAATCGATGATATCCATTTACACAGAAAAAGCAACAAAAGAGAAAATGCAAAAAAGAGCAACACAAGTATCCTTAAGAGTAACCTTACTTGTTTTTCTTTGTACATATAACCTTACTGAAAACCGTCGAATCAAATCTTAGATACAAAGTAACGAGATGATGCTGAAATAGAGATAAAGCCATAACTAAAAagtgacgtttagtcccaaagtttcTGGGCTTGGGACGCTTTAGTCCACTCATCTCAGGCCtagtactctctagtccaaataAACCCCGCTTGCAACAATTTATCCCAAAcatggacgagttagtccaaaaccCATCCACGATCCCGATTTTCTGGACTGTCTATATCCCGTAACTACCCTTGAGCCGATTTCATATATATATGAGCAGTTTTGGATTTGAAATCGAAAGTGTTGGATCTCAAACTTGAACTCAAGATAGGAAGCTTGTCTGAGAAGAATTTTGGAGgcgatttaacagtttcagaGAGAATTTGATATATTTGTCAGATTTTGAATTCAGGACAAATTCTTCAACATAGTTACAGATCGATCTTGATATAAATTTGCAAGGTGATTTAACAGATTCTTAGATGTTTAGTTGGATTTGACCATTTCTGCAGCAAAATTCAACTTCAGGTTAGGTTTCTTTTTGCTTCGTCGTTGAATTTcgtttttgatattattttttttgattttatgagttgatgatatgaattcgatCTGTTACACCTTATTATTTgtatgttcttgattttatttttgttatattttagcttttgattttgattactgttttttgatgatgatttttagttttatgatgcaTGTTATGAAATCGAACTAATATTAGATCGTAGGCTTATTATTTATCCAGTTATGTTGTTCAAGTAAGATTCTTAAGCTTAATCGATGGAGTATTTGATTTAGTTTTACTGTTATTTGATTTTCTGGCTTCTATTAAATGTGTACTTTCCTGTATACTGTTTAAGTTTTAGGTtagtttttttgattttatgagttgatgatatGAATTTGATATGTTACACCTTATTATTTATatgttcttgatttttttttttttatattttagcttttgattttgattactgttttttaatgatgattttagttttatgatgcaTGTTATGAAATCGAACTAATATTAGATCGTAGGCTTATTATTTATTCAGTTATGTTGTTCAAGTAAGATTCTTAAGCTTAATCTATGGAGTATTTGATTTAGTTTTACTGTTATTTGATTTTCTGGCTTCTATTAAATGTGTACTTTCCTGTACACTGTTTAAGTTTTACTTTATTCAAATCTGAAATTgtgatttgaagcttcaaatgttTATTATCATTTTGTTTTGTAATATATAGGGGTATCAAATATGTCTGAGAAGGTTATCCATGCTGTTTTGCGTCATGGTGAGCATTCTGCTGCTTTTCCTGTTAATAGTTTGACAACTTTAGATGAATTGAAGCATTTTGCATGCAAGCATTGGAGGTCTTTGTCTCCTGGGAGTATACGTTTCATTTATTTAGATACTCATCAATTAGTTTTTGTACAAGGTGATATACAACTGCAAGGTTTGATTGCTCTTGTTATTCTTATTAATaatgaagatttctatttgaatgTTGATGTGATTCGGAATCATACTTCTCATTCTAATTCTGGTTGTAGTACTAGTTCTAGTACTGCAGATTCTTGTGTAACTGATAGTCCTAAGATGGTAAGGGTGGTAGATCATGATGCAGACCAGGCCAAGCCTACGATTTGCAATGAATGGATTTATGTTTTTGACAAAGTTGGTAGAGAATTTATTGGTGGTGTTAAAGCTGTTAGAATTGCGGTTGATAAGTACAAGATGGCTACTGGTCACAAGATTATTATTCTTAAAAATGACAAGACTCGTTTTACTGCAAAGTGCGCAGAAAATGATTGTGGTTGTAGGATTCACTTTGGGCCTGTTAATGGTGATATTTCTCGGTTCGTGCTGAAAGATTCTAATGTTATTCACAGGTTAGTGTTGTTCATATTATTCCACAATACGAATTCATGTTTTTAGGCTTTTATACGTAGACttgttttaggtgtacattgtggtaCACATTTCTTGTTGTAGGCTTTTTAGGTGGCACATTTTGTAGATTacatattcttggtgtaaattacATATTCTTAATTGTTCTGTGTTTTCTTTTTGCATATGTGATGTTGGTTTTGAGATCTTATTAGGTGTAAATTatggtgcacattacttattccagattttttttgtagttgtggtgttggtttgaggttgaagagtcctgcggtgacaaccaagttagtcAAGCATCTGATCGCTGACAATATACAGGGTGATCCTAGTCTAAAACCCAGACAGATCATGTCACtttttaagaagacttatgggtccaatattaagtatcaccatgcccgtaGAGGGAAAGAAGCTGTATTTGAAGAACAGTTTGGTGATGATGAGAAGTCGTATAGCGATTTAAGTTGGTATGTCAaagcaattgaagaaactaatCCTGATAGATATGTGAAGTTTGAAGTTGAGGATGGAACCAACATATTTCAGAGGATATTCATTTGTTTCGGTTCTTCCAAGCATATATATAGGTATCTCAggcccatgatttacttggacACTACTTTTCTTACTGGTAGATTCAGGGGTACTTTGATGGCTGCAACATGTTTCAATGGAGACAATGGTTTTTATCCCTTTGttttttctcttgtttcttctgaaaacaaagacaattggttttggtttttggAGAATCTTAAAAAAGTTGTCGATGGTCGTCagattgttttccttagtgatcgtCATGAAGGACTTTTGCAGGGCATCCCAAGAGTGTTTCCTAATTCATATCACAGCTATTGCTTTTACCAGATCAAGTGCAATCTCCCCATTGGATCAGGTGATGCGAATTCAAAGGTTGTTATTGATTTATTTTACAAAGCTGCTTATTCTTACACAGCAACTAACTTTGAAGAAGCTTTGAGGGTCATGCATGCAATTGGATGTGGACATGTTGCTAACTATATCAGGACTATTCCAAAGGAGAAATGGGCAAATGCATTTTTCCCTATATCAAGATATAGTgctcactcttcaactctttCTGAGTCCTTCAACAACTGGATTCTTGAATTCAAAAAGCTGCCTTCTTTTGCTCTTCTCGATGCGATACTGTTAGTTTTATGTTTAGTCTTTCATTCATTAATTTTTCTTTGATGTTTACATCTTCCCTTCTACACATGTTTATCTATCTACATTGTCGCATACATGTCTTTGCTTGATCCGTAGATACTCTTACACATGTTTTATGTATGATTCTGCAactgtgtacattgttgtacacatggatttccttaatgtgtatattgttgtacacatgGTTTATCTGTATTCCTTCTAGAtcattttttgattttatgttttttgtttttactATGTCAGTTTGATGGTTATGAAATTGAATTCTACGATAAGGGTAAAAGGTCTAGAAACTTTCAACACCAGGCTCACTCCCACATTTGAGGCTTTACTAAAAGAAAACATCGacattggtcgtacttggactGTTACTGAGTCCATGGAAAGATTGTATGAATTCGCATCACCCCGGACTCATTTTGTAGATCTAGTGCAGAAAACTTGTACATGTCACAGGTGGCGAGTTAATGGTTTTCCTTGCGCACATGCTTGTAGTGCAATTCAAGCTACGAGGGAGGACATCTATTCATTTGTTGAGACATACTTCACCACTGAATGGTACAACAAGACATACCAGGAGATCATTTTGCCAATCCCCAATTATGACAAGTCGCAgtcttatgatcctagtgataggatTATTGTTCCTATTCCTGTTCCTCCACCCGGTAGACGGAAAGCACAGCGTTTCAAGAATGCTTGGGAGAATCAGAAGAGAcctatgatgtgcacaaagtgcttcacTCTTGGTCACCACAATAGAGCTTCCTGCCCCATGCTTTGATGCTTTTTACTATGTTTAATTTGTTAAAAAGATtctatgtttttgattttttacttttggtattgtcttttcatttttttagGAGTGGATAATTAGTTTCAGGAgttgtgtaccattatgtacaccttcctttGCACTTCAGTTTCCTTACCTTCCTTTtttacatgtgtaccattatgtacacctttatGTACAATGGATGCTACTAGTCTATTTTTTTTAGTGATATTCTGTTTTTCACTTCTGTATAATTGCTACTTTTTTATGTTGATAATAATGCATGTTCAATTCTATGTTTAGTGTTTCAGTTCTATATTTTCATTTCTGCAGGCCtggataattataaaaatctgtcAGTActtgtgtaccattatgtacaccttacaGTACCATTATAAATCTCTACTGTGTCAGTAAATGTGCACAATCATGTACACCTTAATTTTTTTACTAACCTGTAATATACACCTTAGTATTGACACAAGTATACTTTCAACACATGCATATTGTAActaataaaaagattaattcaagGTCTTTATAGTATACTTTGAAAAGTGTACTGATAAAAAGATTGATTATCTGAACATAAAAAACGTTAGAAGCAATTCAGAAAGTTATCTTGTATAATGAAGCTTAAAAACTCTTCTTCTCCTCAACGGATTCTTTTCCATACTCAGGCGCCACTGCTTGTACTCTTCATCCTTTGCTACATCCCACACCTtttcataaaaaccaaattttgtcaGCATCTTTGCCACCAATTTTGATCTCATTGGCTGAAAAATGTCTTCGGCCCTCTTCTGATCTCTTTCGATACTCTTTATCTTCTTCATACTTCGTTTCATAAAGTAACAAGTGTACAGGAGGCAGTATGGATTTATTCCTTGTGAAGGGCATTGGATGATGTTTATTTCGTGTGGTTCTATAGGTGTGTCACCCTTTAGTGCTCTCTTCTTGTTGAGTTCCAGTTGTACCACATTTGCCAGTTGCTGTGCATCATCTTTATAGTCCACATTTGAGTTCAAGGAGTTGTACCACTTCCACTCTTCAGCTCTGAAATCAAACTTCAAAAGTGACCAGTGAACTCCTACTGCCAGTTGTACTGTAGAGTGATTAATGGGGATTAAAAGAACTTCCAGATTGTTAGGCATGTCCCGTATGAAATCAACCACAAGGTTTTGTACAGTGCTCATGATATTGTTCTTCACATAGTACTGCAATCAAtaatttgttggaaaataaaatgaattaggTACACCTAAATCAGACCAGAAAACTAACAAGCATGTACACTATGACATATCAAAGAGATGTATGCATGACGTATAATACAGGTGTATAACTATCTACACACCTAAATAAAATATAACAATCAAGCATGCATGCAAACACTTAACATAGCATGTGTCAATAATCATATAGCATACTGGTGT is drawn from Papaver somniferum cultivar HN1 unplaced genomic scaffold, ASM357369v1 unplaced-scaffold_16, whole genome shotgun sequence and contains these coding sequences:
- the LOC113337401 gene encoding uncharacterized protein LOC113337401; translated protein: MSLFKKTYGSNIKYHHARRGKEAVFEEQFGDDEKSYSDLSWYVKAIEETNPDRYVKFEVEDGTNIFQRIFICFGSSKHIYRYLRPMIYLDTTFLTGRFRDNWFWFLENLKKVVDGRQIVFLSDRHEGLLQGIPRVFPNSYHSYCFYQIKCNLPIGSGDANSKVVIDLFYKAAYSYTATNFEEALRVMHAIGCGHVANYIRTIPKEKWANAFFPISRYSAHSSTLSESFNNWILEFKKLPSFALLDAILLMVMKLNSTIRVKGLETFNTRLTPTFEALLKENIDIGRTWTVTESMERLYEFASPRTHFVDLVQKTCTCHRWRVNGFPCAHACSAIQATREDIYSFVETYFTTEWYNKTYQEIILPIPNYDKSQSYDPSDRIIVPIPVPPPGRRKAQRFKNAWENQKRPMMCTKCFTLGHHNRASCPML